From Oreochromis niloticus isolate F11D_XX linkage group LG1, O_niloticus_UMD_NMBU, whole genome shotgun sequence, a single genomic window includes:
- the mpc1 gene encoding LOW QUALITY PROTEIN: mitochondrial pyruvate carrier 1 (The sequence of the model RefSeq protein was modified relative to this genomic sequence to represent the inferred CDS: deleted 1 base in 1 codon): protein MAGTIARKAIDHLKSKEFREYLMRSHFWGPVANWGLPIAAITDMKKSPEIISGRMTFALCCYSLLFMRFAYKVQPRNWLLFACHLTNESAQLIQGSRLIKYNMEKKMGS from the exons ATGGCAGGGACGATTGCACGGAAAGCTATTGACCACTTGAAGAGCAAGGAGTTCAGAGAGTACTTGATGAGGTCT CATTTCTGG GGTCCTGTAGCAAACTGGGGTCTTCCTATCGCTGCCATCACAGATATGAAGAAGAGCCCTGAAATTATCAGTGGCAGAATGACCTTTG CTCTGTGCTGTTATTCGCTGCTGTTCATGAGGTTTGCCTACAAAGTGCAACCCCGCAACTGGCTACTGTTCGCTTGCCATTTGACCAATGAGTCAGCCCAACTGATCCAGGGTAGCCGTCTCATCAAATACAA CATGGAGAAGAAGATGGGCTCTTAG